The proteins below come from a single Streptococcus canis genomic window:
- a CDS encoding phospho-sugar mutase: MTYKEVYQEWLQNDALSEDIKADLVAIKDNETEIQDRFYKTLEFGTAGLRGKLGAGTNRMNTYMVGKAAQALANTIIDYGPEAVARGIAVSYDVRYQSQTFAELTCSIMAANGIKAYIYKGIRPTPMCSYAIRALGCISGVMITASHNPQAYNGYKAYWQEGSQILDDIADQISDHMAAITCYEDIKQIPFEEGLASGLISYIDDSIEEAYKQEVLGLTINDTAIDKSVRVVYTPLNGVGNLPVREVLMRRGFDNVYVVPEQELPDPDFTTVGYPNPEVPKAFAYSEKLGREVDADILIATDPDCDRVALEVKNPVGEYVFLNGNKIGALLSYYIFSQRAALGNLPERPVLVKSIVTGDLSRAIASYYGIETVETLTGFKNICGKANEYEVTKAKTYLFGYEESIGFCYGTFVRDKDAVSASMMIVEMAAYYKERGQTLLDVLETIYTTFGYYNERQIALELEGVEGQERIARIMDDFRQSPLEAVAEMALKKTIDFIDGYQEFPKQNCLKYYFDEGSWYALRPSGTEPKIKLYLYTIGQTQADSLAKLDAIEAACRLKMEQVD; encoded by the coding sequence ATGACTTACAAAGAGGTTTATCAAGAATGGCTACAAAATGATGCGCTTAGTGAAGACATTAAGGCAGATTTAGTGGCAATCAAGGATAATGAGACTGAGATTCAAGATCGTTTTTACAAGACACTTGAATTTGGAACAGCAGGGCTAAGAGGCAAACTCGGTGCAGGAACCAATCGCATGAATACTTATATGGTTGGTAAAGCTGCGCAAGCTTTAGCCAATACTATCATTGATTATGGTCCTGAGGCAGTTGCAAGAGGCATTGCAGTTAGCTATGATGTGCGCTACCAATCCCAAACATTTGCAGAGTTAACGTGCTCTATCATGGCGGCGAATGGTATCAAGGCTTATATCTATAAGGGCATTAGACCGACACCGATGTGTTCTTATGCTATTCGTGCCTTAGGTTGTATCTCAGGTGTCATGATTACCGCTAGTCATAATCCTCAAGCTTATAACGGTTACAAGGCTTATTGGCAAGAAGGCTCTCAAATTCTAGATGATATTGCAGACCAGATTTCAGACCACATGGCTGCCATCACTTGCTACGAAGACATTAAGCAGATACCTTTTGAGGAAGGCTTAGCTAGCGGTCTTATCAGCTATATTGATGACAGTATCGAAGAGGCTTACAAGCAAGAAGTGCTTGGTTTAACCATTAACGACACAGCTATTGATAAGTCTGTTCGTGTGGTCTATACGCCTCTTAATGGCGTTGGGAATTTACCAGTGCGTGAGGTCTTGATGCGTCGTGGTTTTGACAATGTTTATGTGGTCCCTGAGCAAGAATTACCAGACCCTGATTTTACAACAGTTGGCTACCCTAATCCTGAAGTTCCTAAAGCTTTTGCCTACTCGGAAAAATTAGGTAGGGAAGTTGATGCGGACATTTTGATTGCAACTGACCCTGACTGTGACCGTGTAGCCTTAGAAGTTAAAAATCCAGTTGGGGAATATGTTTTTTTAAATGGTAATAAAATTGGAGCACTCTTGTCTTATTACATTTTTTCACAGCGTGCAGCCTTAGGCAATTTGCCAGAGCGTCCTGTTTTGGTCAAGTCTATTGTGACAGGTGATTTGTCACGGGCTATTGCTAGCTATTATGGTATTGAAACTGTTGAAACCTTGACTGGTTTTAAAAATATTTGTGGCAAGGCAAATGAATATGAGGTGACCAAAGCCAAAACCTACCTCTTTGGTTATGAAGAAAGTATTGGTTTTTGTTATGGGACTTTTGTTCGGGATAAAGATGCTGTCAGTGCGTCAATGATGATTGTTGAAATGGCTGCCTATTATAAAGAAAGAGGTCAAACCTTACTGGATGTTTTAGAAACCATCTACACTACTTTTGGTTATTATAACGAACGTCAAATTGCCTTAGAATTAGAAGGTGTCGAAGGGCAAGAACGTATTGCCAGAATCATGGACGATTTTCGTCAAAGCCCTCTAGAAGCAGTGGCAGAGATGGCTTTGAAAAAAACCATTGATTTCATAGATGGTTATCAAGAGTTTCCAAAACAAAACTGCCTCAAATATTATTTTGACGAGGGTTCTTGGTATGCACTTAGACCCTCTGGCACAGAACCCAAAATCAAACTTTACCTTTATACCATTGGCCAAACACAAGCTGATAGCCTTGCTAAATTAGATGCTATTGAGGCAGCTTGCCGATTAAAAATGGAACAGGTTGACTAG